A portion of the Sandaracinobacteroides saxicola genome contains these proteins:
- a CDS encoding TraB/GumN family protein, producing the protein MRSLATLVFALLWSLAATAQTPLAPALWVIRDADTTITLFGSIHTLPVGIRWQKPAIMRAFDAADTLVLEAVIPDNPLAMLPTIMRLARKDAVVPLGNRVPENRRAELNAAVERLRPGPLDAYDSWYAALEIASTDSERRGVSARNGVEAVLTARARARGMPVTGLESFEQQLGFFDSLPETDQVKLLLAALDDLPDADRRSRALVDDWLNGRIDSLATALNDEFDGSPSLRMILLNDRNARWASWIAARMAQPGKVFIAVGAGHMAGPDSLLDKLRSLRIEPERVNEPTRERRPAKRKRRR; encoded by the coding sequence ATGCGCTCGCTTGCAACTCTTGTTTTCGCCCTGCTGTGGAGCCTCGCCGCCACGGCGCAGACCCCGCTTGCCCCCGCCCTATGGGTCATCAGGGACGCGGACACCACCATCACCCTGTTCGGCAGCATCCACACGCTCCCCGTCGGCATCCGTTGGCAGAAGCCGGCGATCATGCGCGCCTTCGACGCCGCCGACACGCTGGTGCTCGAAGCCGTCATCCCCGACAACCCGCTTGCCATGCTTCCCACCATCATGCGCCTGGCCCGCAAGGACGCGGTCGTGCCGCTCGGCAACCGCGTGCCTGAAAACCGCCGCGCCGAACTGAACGCCGCCGTCGAACGCCTCCGCCCCGGCCCGCTCGACGCCTATGACAGCTGGTATGCCGCGCTCGAGATCGCCTCGACCGACAGCGAACGCCGCGGCGTCTCCGCCCGCAACGGTGTCGAAGCCGTATTGACCGCCCGCGCCCGGGCGCGCGGCATGCCCGTCACCGGCCTCGAAAGTTTCGAACAGCAGCTCGGCTTCTTCGACAGCCTGCCCGAAACCGACCAGGTGAAACTCCTGCTTGCCGCCCTCGACGACCTGCCCGATGCCGACCGCCGCAGCCGCGCGCTGGTGGACGACTGGCTGAATGGCCGCATCGATTCGCTGGCCACCGCCCTCAATGACGAGTTCGACGGCTCACCGTCGCTGCGCATGATCCTCCTCAATGACCGCAACGCCCGCTGGGCCAGCTGGATCGCCGCCCGCATGGCGCAACCGGGCAAGGTGTTCATCGCCGTCGGCGCCGGGCACATGGCCGGCCCCGACAGCCTGCTCGACAAGCTGCGCTCGCTGCGCATCGAGCCCGAGCGCGTGAACGAACCCACCCGGGAACGTCGCCCGGCAAAGCGCAAGCGCCGTCGATAA
- a CDS encoding AMP-binding protein, whose translation MHPFHHAANTPEKPAIIMADSGETLSYAALEARSNQAAQLYRALGLNRGDCIALFAVNELLYLPLCWGAQRAGLIFTCISTKLTAEEAGYIVQDCGAKLLIASAALAPVAAALPAVAHRYAIGGGIEGFAALEPALDAQPASRIADESAGRDMLYSSGTTGRPKGIIGPLPEGAIDQPDALTGLVMMLYGFGPDAVYLSPAPLYHAAPLRYCMAVHKTGGTVIVMRKFDPEAYLALIEKYRVTHSQCVPTMFVKMLKLPDDIRARADISSIRAIIHAAAPCPIEVKERMIDWFGPKIFEYYSATEGSGFTALNSAEWLAHKGSVGKALLGEIRVLDEEDNILPPGQTGRIYFHGGPKVAYHNDPARTAEVQGAHGSTFGDIGHVDEDGYLYLTDRASYMIISGGVNVYPQETEDALVMHPKVADVAVFGIPHETLGEAVHAVVQPRDWADAGPALEAELLDFARARLSPIKTPKRIDFDRELPRHDTGKLYKRLLKDRYWR comes from the coding sequence ATGCACCCGTTCCATCACGCCGCCAACACCCCGGAAAAGCCAGCCATCATCATGGCCGACAGCGGCGAGACGCTCAGCTACGCAGCGCTCGAAGCCCGCTCCAACCAGGCGGCCCAGCTTTATCGCGCGCTCGGCCTCAACCGCGGGGACTGCATCGCCCTCTTCGCCGTCAACGAGCTGCTCTATCTCCCGCTCTGCTGGGGCGCGCAGCGCGCCGGCCTCATCTTCACCTGCATCAGCACCAAGCTCACCGCCGAAGAGGCCGGCTACATCGTCCAGGATTGCGGCGCGAAGCTGCTGATCGCCAGCGCCGCCCTCGCCCCGGTCGCGGCCGCCCTGCCCGCGGTCGCCCACCGCTACGCCATCGGTGGCGGCATCGAGGGGTTCGCCGCGCTCGAACCCGCGCTCGACGCCCAACCCGCCAGCCGCATCGCCGACGAATCCGCCGGCCGCGACATGCTCTATTCCAGTGGCACCACCGGCCGGCCGAAGGGTATCATCGGGCCGCTGCCCGAAGGCGCCATCGACCAGCCCGACGCGCTGACCGGCCTCGTCATGATGCTCTACGGCTTCGGCCCCGACGCCGTCTATCTCTCCCCCGCACCGCTCTATCACGCCGCGCCGCTGCGCTACTGCATGGCCGTCCACAAGACCGGCGGCACGGTCATCGTGATGCGCAAGTTCGATCCCGAGGCCTATCTGGCGCTCATCGAAAAATACCGTGTCACCCATTCGCAATGCGTGCCAACGATGTTCGTCAAGATGCTGAAACTGCCTGATGACATCCGCGCTCGCGCCGACATCTCCAGCATCCGCGCCATCATCCACGCCGCCGCGCCCTGCCCGATCGAGGTCAAGGAGCGCATGATCGACTGGTTCGGGCCGAAGATCTTCGAATATTACAGCGCCACCGAGGGCAGCGGCTTCACCGCGCTCAACAGTGCCGAATGGCTGGCGCACAAGGGCAGCGTCGGGAAAGCGCTGCTCGGCGAAATCCGCGTGCTGGACGAGGAGGACAATATCCTCCCCCCCGGCCAGACCGGCCGCATCTATTTCCATGGCGGGCCCAAGGTCGCCTATCACAACGACCCGGCCAGGACCGCCGAGGTGCAGGGCGCCCATGGCAGCACCTTTGGCGACATCGGCCATGTCGACGAGGACGGTTACCTCTACCTCACCGACCGCGCCAGCTACATGATCATCAGCGGTGGTGTGAACGTCTATCCGCAAGAGACTGAAGATGCGCTCGTCATGCACCCCAAGGTCGCCGACGTCGCGGTCTTTGGCATTCCCCACGAAACGCTCGGGGAGGCCGTCCACGCCGTCGTCCAGCCGCGCGACTGGGCGGACGCCGGCCCCGCGCTCGAAGCCGAGCTGCTCGACTTCGCCCGCGCCCGCCTCAGCCCGATCAAAACGCCCAAACGGATCGACTTCGACCGCGAACTCCCCCGCCACGACACGGGCAAGCTGTACAAGCGCCTGCTGAAGGACCGCTACTGGCGCTGA
- a CDS encoding molybdopterin oxidoreductase family protein encodes MSTVHTRTCHICEANCGILVELEGAKVLSIKGDPDDVLSRGHVCPKATAIADLQDDPDRLRTPVKRMGDRWVPIEWETAYAEIAARYAAIKTAGGQGALYIGNPTAHNYSVGMQFGALKKALATDNVFSASTVDQIPHQLVQLWIYGHNSLFPVADIDRTRTMLIIGGNPLASNGSVWTVPDVKRRIEALQARGGRLIVVDPRRTETAKIADEHHFVRPGSDAALLVGLLLALDAAGAVRPGRLLPMLKDWDAVWEALRRFDLADCAAFCGISETAFHELAAALGDGPSIVYGRMGVSVAAFGTLNHWLIAMLNIATGHLDAEGGMMFSTPGVDVVAQSGRGSQGRRHSRVRGLPDVMGEFPVVTMAEEILTPGEGQVRALVTVAGNPVLSCPDGGTLDKALESLELMVSVDMYVTATTRHAHYILPPCGPLQKDHYPLFLGAIAVRNFAKYAPALLPMGADRSDWQIVSELSRALLSARGQAVPNIMHPREALDAMLRRSNWGLTLAQVEAAPHGIDLGPLQAGRLPARLATPDKLIHCAPEACMGDLDRLTEAMAAPVPEGLTLIGRRHVRQNNSWLHNSRRLLKGPDRCTLMIHPDDAAPRGIGDGAMVTVASEAGEVTVSAEVSDDVMPGVVSLPHGFGHGREGVKLSVAREKPGVSINDLTRRDRFDPLSGNAALTGTPVAVALAA; translated from the coding sequence GTGAGCACGGTCCATACCCGCACCTGCCATATCTGCGAGGCCAATTGCGGCATCCTGGTGGAGCTGGAGGGTGCCAAGGTGCTGAGCATCAAGGGCGATCCCGACGATGTGCTGAGCCGTGGCCATGTCTGCCCGAAGGCGACCGCGATCGCCGACCTGCAGGACGATCCCGACCGGTTGCGGACGCCGGTGAAGCGGATGGGCGACCGCTGGGTGCCGATCGAGTGGGAGACGGCCTATGCGGAAATCGCTGCCCGCTATGCCGCGATCAAGACGGCGGGCGGGCAGGGCGCGCTCTACATCGGCAACCCGACGGCGCACAATTACAGCGTGGGGATGCAGTTCGGTGCGTTGAAGAAGGCGCTGGCAACCGACAATGTGTTCAGCGCCTCGACCGTGGACCAGATCCCGCATCAGCTGGTGCAGCTGTGGATCTATGGCCACAACAGCCTGTTTCCGGTGGCGGACATCGATCGGACGCGGACGATGCTGATCATCGGCGGCAATCCGCTGGCCTCCAACGGCAGCGTGTGGACGGTGCCCGACGTGAAGCGGCGGATCGAAGCGTTGCAGGCGCGTGGCGGCCGGCTGATCGTGGTCGACCCGCGGCGGACGGAGACGGCGAAGATCGCCGACGAGCATCATTTCGTGCGACCGGGGAGCGATGCGGCGCTGCTGGTGGGACTGCTGCTCGCGCTGGATGCGGCGGGCGCGGTGCGGCCGGGGCGGCTGCTGCCGATGCTTAAAGACTGGGATGCCGTGTGGGAGGCGCTGCGGCGGTTCGATCTGGCGGACTGCGCCGCTTTCTGCGGCATCAGTGAAACGGCGTTTCATGAGCTGGCGGCGGCGCTGGGAGATGGTCCATCCATCGTCTATGGCCGGATGGGGGTGAGCGTCGCCGCGTTCGGCACGCTGAACCATTGGCTGATAGCGATGCTGAACATCGCCACGGGCCATCTGGATGCCGAGGGCGGGATGATGTTCTCGACGCCGGGCGTGGATGTCGTGGCGCAGTCCGGGCGAGGAAGCCAGGGGCGGCGGCACAGCCGGGTGCGGGGGTTGCCCGATGTGATGGGCGAGTTTCCGGTGGTGACGATGGCTGAGGAGATTCTGACGCCCGGCGAGGGCCAGGTGCGGGCGCTGGTGACGGTGGCAGGCAATCCGGTGCTGTCATGCCCCGATGGAGGAACGCTGGACAAGGCGCTGGAATCGCTGGAACTGATGGTGAGTGTGGACATGTATGTGACGGCAACGACACGGCATGCGCACTATATCCTGCCACCCTGTGGCCCGCTGCAGAAGGACCATTATCCACTGTTCCTGGGGGCAATTGCCGTCAGGAATTTCGCCAAATATGCGCCGGCACTGCTGCCGATGGGGGCGGATCGCAGTGACTGGCAGATCGTGTCTGAACTGTCGCGCGCGCTGCTGTCGGCGCGCGGGCAGGCGGTGCCCAACATCATGCACCCGCGCGAGGCGCTGGATGCGATGCTGCGGCGGTCGAACTGGGGGCTGACGCTTGCACAGGTGGAGGCGGCGCCGCATGGCATCGACCTGGGGCCGCTCCAGGCCGGGCGGCTGCCGGCGCGGCTGGCGACGCCGGACAAGCTGATCCACTGTGCCCCGGAGGCCTGCATGGGTGATCTGGACCGGCTGACGGAGGCGATGGCGGCGCCGGTGCCCGAGGGCCTGACGCTGATCGGGCGGCGGCATGTGCGGCAGAACAACAGCTGGCTGCACAATTCGCGCCGGCTGCTGAAAGGGCCGGATCGCTGCACACTGATGATCCATCCCGATGACGCCGCGCCGAGGGGGATCGGGGATGGCGCGATGGTGACGGTGGCGAGCGAGGCCGGCGAGGTGACGGTGTCGGCGGAGGTGAGCGACGACGTCATGCCGGGTGTCGTCAGCCTGCCGCACGGATTCGGGCATGGGCGCGAGGGTGTGAAGCTGAGCGTGGCGCGGGAGAAGCCGGGGGTGAGCATCAACGACCTGACGCGGCGCGACCGGTTCGATCCGCTGTCGGGCAATGCGGCGCTGACGGGCACGCCGGTGGCGGTGGCGCTGGCGGCCTGA
- a CDS encoding glycine--tRNA ligase subunit alpha, giving the protein MTKPTCFQDLILTLHNYWSRQGCVILQPYDLEMGAGTFHPATTLRALGPASWNAAYVQPSRRPSDGRYGENPNRLQHYYQYQVILKPSPDNILDLYLGMLEAIGLDLLANDIRFVEDDWESPTLGAWGLGWEVWCNGMEVTQFTYFQQVGGLDCAPVAGEITLGLERLAMYVFGVDNVYDLPFNNAGVSYGDVFLEQEKQFSAYNFEAANVEALFDGFAKAAEECRALVGRGLPLPAYDQAIKASHLFNLLNARGVISVAERQAYIGRVRDLVKAVAHLYAAVPDTSSMESAA; this is encoded by the coding sequence ATGACGAAGCCGACCTGCTTTCAGGACCTGATCCTGACATTGCACAACTATTGGAGCCGGCAGGGCTGCGTGATCCTGCAACCCTATGACCTGGAGATGGGGGCGGGGACCTTTCATCCGGCGACGACGTTGCGGGCGCTGGGGCCGGCATCGTGGAATGCCGCCTATGTGCAGCCGAGCCGGCGGCCGAGCGACGGGCGCTATGGCGAGAATCCGAACCGGTTGCAGCATTACTACCAGTATCAGGTGATCCTGAAGCCGTCGCCGGACAACATCCTCGACCTGTATCTGGGGATGCTGGAGGCGATCGGGTTGGACCTGCTGGCGAACGACATCCGCTTTGTGGAGGATGATTGGGAGAGCCCGACGCTGGGCGCCTGGGGGCTGGGGTGGGAGGTGTGGTGCAACGGGATGGAGGTGACGCAATTCACCTATTTCCAGCAGGTTGGCGGGCTGGATTGCGCGCCCGTGGCAGGGGAGATCACGCTGGGGCTGGAGCGGCTGGCGATGTATGTGTTCGGCGTGGACAATGTCTATGACCTGCCGTTCAACAACGCCGGGGTCAGTTATGGCGATGTGTTTCTGGAGCAGGAGAAGCAGTTCAGCGCCTATAATTTCGAGGCGGCGAATGTGGAGGCGTTGTTCGACGGGTTCGCCAAGGCGGCGGAGGAGTGCCGGGCGCTGGTGGGGCGGGGCCTGCCGTTGCCGGCCTATGACCAGGCGATCAAGGCGAGCCATTTGTTCAACCTGTTGAACGCACGCGGGGTGATCAGCGTGGCGGAGCGGCAGGCCTATATCGGGCGGGTGAGGGATTTGGTGAAAGCGGTGGCGCATCTCTATGCAGCGGTGCCGGACACCTCCTCGATGGAGAGCGCGGCATGA
- a CDS encoding glycine--tRNA ligase subunit beta — MSDFLLELFSEEIPARMQADACARLKAAFEALLADAGLGAERVEVHATPRRLALLAWGLPAGSAATREERRGPRADAPEQAIAGFLKSTGLAREALEVRDDPKGRFLYAVIGKPGAATGEVLRARLPGMIEGFGWPKSMRWGAASVSTASPRWVRPLRGIVALLDGEVVPFAAHGVASGRETFGHRFMGSRAAISVETPATYQAQLRAGFVVLDAGERAAIIREGAARLAASQGFALVPDAGLEAENAGLTEWPVPLLGRFDPAFLSVPREVIQLTMRTNQKYFAVCDLPLVHPTSKLVGTPVKGGATRVASGGGGAIARSGDTPSAAGDASESLPLAGGELGAAFICVANIDAADGGARIVAGNERVLSARLADARFFWERDLAVPLEDLAPKLGEIVFHAKLGSVADKVERVAKLARWLIESGAVPVGSESAGEALADFPTPGRSPEPQATEGQREGRGLFADLAERAARLAKCDLVTGTVGEFPEVQGIVGGYLAAAQGEHPEVAGAIRDQYRPAGQGDEVPTAPVSVALGLADRLDTLSCFFVVDERPTGSKDPYALRRAAMGIIHLIMTNQLRFGLDSVWPQFLPTINEQMYNRACNMSPFIPMFETGEDGELKQWPTIGFDQDRKKIHISFQDELFNVELDELGQRFADAYLMTVYHAEQGQKHLKDFLADRIKVQQRERGTRHDVIDAISVSGDDDLVRLVEKANALQRFLKSSDGADLFAGYRRAANILRMEEQNDERSFSVDLAPFADRYIGETEKNLAALFLPAEGSGAVTLFEEADALLAREDFEGAMGVLARLRGPVDAFFETVRVNDPDPKVREARLALLAAVRDLMHRVADFSKIEG, encoded by the coding sequence ATGAGCGACTTTCTGCTGGAGCTGTTTTCCGAGGAGATCCCGGCGCGGATGCAGGCCGATGCCTGTGCGCGGCTGAAGGCGGCGTTCGAGGCGTTGCTGGCCGACGCGGGGCTGGGTGCGGAGCGGGTGGAGGTGCATGCGACGCCGCGGCGGCTGGCGCTGCTGGCTTGGGGCCTGCCGGCGGGGAGCGCGGCGACGCGGGAGGAGAGACGGGGCCCGCGGGCGGATGCGCCGGAGCAGGCGATTGCCGGGTTTCTGAAATCGACGGGGCTGGCGCGGGAAGCGCTGGAGGTGCGCGACGATCCGAAGGGGCGGTTCCTGTATGCGGTGATCGGGAAGCCGGGGGCGGCGACCGGCGAGGTGTTGCGGGCGCGGTTGCCGGGGATGATCGAGGGGTTCGGCTGGCCGAAATCGATGCGCTGGGGGGCGGCGAGTGTATCGACGGCGTCTCCGCGCTGGGTTCGACCGTTGCGGGGAATAGTGGCGCTGCTGGACGGCGAGGTGGTGCCGTTCGCGGCGCATGGGGTGGCGAGCGGGCGGGAGACATTCGGACATCGGTTCATGGGGTCTCGGGCGGCGATTTCTGTGGAGACGCCGGCGACATATCAGGCGCAGTTGCGAGCCGGGTTTGTGGTGCTGGACGCAGGCGAGCGGGCGGCGATCATTCGGGAGGGGGCGGCGCGGCTGGCAGCAAGCCAAGGGTTTGCGCTGGTGCCGGATGCCGGGTTGGAGGCGGAGAATGCCGGGTTGACGGAGTGGCCTGTGCCGCTGTTGGGGCGGTTCGATCCGGCGTTCCTGAGCGTGCCGCGCGAGGTCATTCAGCTGACAATGCGGACGAACCAGAAATATTTTGCTGTCTGCGATCTCCCCCTTGTCCACCCCACGAGCAAGCTCGTGGGGACCCCGGTTAAGGGGGGAGCGACTCGCGTAGCGAGCGGAGGGGGTGGTGCCATTGCGCGCAGTGGGGACACTCCCTCCGCCGCTGGCGATGCCAGCGAGTCGCTCCCCCTTGCAGGGGGAGAACTTGGGGCGGCGTTTATTTGTGTGGCGAATATCGATGCGGCGGATGGGGGGGCGCGGATTGTTGCCGGGAATGAGCGGGTGTTGAGTGCTCGGCTGGCGGATGCGCGGTTCTTCTGGGAGCGGGATCTGGCGGTGCCGCTGGAGGATCTGGCGCCGAAGCTGGGGGAGATCGTGTTTCACGCCAAGCTGGGGAGCGTGGCGGACAAGGTGGAGCGGGTGGCGAAGCTGGCGCGCTGGCTGATTGAAAGTGGTGCGGTTCCGGTGGGTTCGGAAAGTGCGGGTGAGGCGTTGGCGGACTTCCCCACCCCCGGCCGCTCCCCTGAGCCGCAGGCGACCGAAGGTCAACGGGAGGGGAGAGGTTTGTTCGCGGATTTGGCGGAACGGGCGGCTCGGTTGGCGAAGTGCGACCTGGTGACGGGGACAGTGGGGGAGTTTCCCGAGGTGCAGGGGATCGTGGGCGGCTATCTGGCGGCGGCGCAGGGTGAGCATCCGGAAGTGGCGGGGGCCATTCGGGACCAGTATCGGCCGGCAGGACAGGGGGATGAAGTGCCGACGGCGCCGGTGAGTGTGGCGTTGGGGTTGGCAGATCGGCTGGATACGCTATCTTGTTTCTTTGTTGTTGATGAGCGTCCGACCGGATCAAAAGACCCATACGCCCTGCGCCGAGCAGCCATGGGAATCATCCATTTGATTATGACCAATCAACTACGCTTTGGTTTGGATAGCGTCTGGCCGCAATTTTTGCCTACTATAAATGAGCAGATGTATAATCGTGCTTGCAACATGTCTCCATTTATACCCATGTTTGAAACGGGCGAAGATGGAGAATTAAAGCAATGGCCAACAATAGGATTTGACCAAGATCGCAAAAAAATACACATCTCGTTTCAAGATGAACTATTCAATGTTGAACTTGATGAATTGGGTCAAAGATTTGCCGATGCTTATTTAATGACAGTTTATCATGCTGAACAAGGGCAAAAACATTTGAAGGATTTTCTCGCTGATCGCATTAAAGTGCAGCAGAGAGAGCGTGGCACTCGCCATGACGTAATTGACGCGATTTCTGTTTCTGGCGATGATGATCTTGTTCGTCTGGTGGAAAAGGCAAACGCCTTACAGAGATTTCTGAAAAGCTCAGATGGTGCGGATCTCTTTGCGGGCTACCGCCGTGCCGCGAACATCCTTCGTATGGAAGAACAGAACGATGAACGGAGTTTCAGTGTCGATCTGGCGCCGTTTGCCGACCGCTACATTGGGGAGACGGAGAAAAATTTGGCGGCGCTGTTCCTGCCGGCGGAGGGGAGTGGGGCGGTGACGTTGTTCGAGGAGGCGGATGCGTTGCTGGCGCGGGAGGATTTTGAGGGGGCGATGGGGGTGCTCGCGCGGTTGCGGGGGCCGGTGGATGCGTTTTTCGAGACCGTGCGGGTGAACGATCCCGACCCGAAGGTGCGGGAGGCGCGGCTGGCGTTGCTGGCGGCGGTGCGGGACCTGATGCACCGCGTGGCGGATTTCTCGAAGATCGAAGGGTAG
- the ppdK gene encoding pyruvate, phosphate dikinase encodes MIIHPFGGGVASAHGLGKNHLGGKGANLHEMAGIGLPVPPGFVIPTPVCADHYAAGGTLPPALLPEIAAGIGHIETAVASGARFGDADHPLLVSVRSGARVSMPGMMDTVLNLGLNDATVLGLAARSGDARFAWDSYRRFVQMYGDVVLGIDHYLFEDALEYAKEDKGVSLDTELDADDLKALVAAYLGIVEREQGAPFPQDVTAQLHGAVAAVFGSWRSERADVYRRLNDIPEDWGTAVTVQAMVFGNRGETSATGVAFTRDPSTGERGYYGEYLLNAQGEDVVAGIRTPQYLTRAAREKAGAKAASMEEALPVVYAELAALFDLLERHYRDMQDIEFTVEQGKLFVLQTRSGKRTAKAALKIACDMVEEGLIDQRTAILRVDPAMLDQMLHPTLDPAAKRDVIVRGLPASPGAASGAIVLDSETAEKRAAMGEDVILVRVETSPEDIAGMHAARGILTARGGMTSHAAVVARGMGRPCVSGAGNLAIDMNARSVRFGGVELAEGAVITLDGANGEVMRGTVATVQPELTGDFARLMLWADAHRTMAVRTNAETPADCATARSFGAEGIGLARTEHMFFSPERIVSVREMILAADEAGRRAALAKLLPAQREDFRAIFGIMAGLPVTVRLLDPPLHEFLPQREADFADVADATGVGVDVLKRRNAELHEFNPMLGHRGCRLGVTFPEIYEMQARAIFEAAVAVAQEAGVAPLPEVMVPLVGTRRELTLMKAVIDAAAEAVFAETGVRVPYLVGTMIELPRAALRAGEIAEDAEFFSFGTNDLTQTTLGISRDDASRFLGVYVDKGIYAHDPFVTLDVDGVGELVRIAAERGRAARPGLKLGICGEHGGDPASIAFCQTLGLDYVSCSPWRVPIARLAAAQAALR; translated from the coding sequence ATGATCATTCATCCTTTTGGGGGCGGTGTCGCGTCCGCGCATGGCCTGGGCAAGAATCACCTCGGCGGCAAGGGGGCGAACCTGCATGAGATGGCGGGGATCGGCCTGCCGGTGCCGCCGGGGTTCGTGATCCCGACGCCCGTGTGCGCGGATCATTATGCCGCCGGGGGAACACTGCCGCCGGCGCTGTTGCCGGAGATCGCGGCGGGAATCGGCCATATCGAGACGGCCGTTGCCAGCGGCGCGCGCTTCGGGGATGCGGATCATCCGCTGCTGGTGTCGGTGCGGTCGGGCGCGCGGGTGTCGATGCCGGGTATGATGGACACGGTGTTGAACCTGGGGCTGAACGATGCGACCGTGCTGGGGCTGGCCGCGCGCTCGGGCGATGCGCGTTTTGCCTGGGACAGCTATCGGCGGTTTGTGCAGATGTATGGCGATGTGGTGCTGGGCATCGACCACTACCTGTTCGAGGACGCGCTGGAATATGCCAAGGAAGACAAGGGCGTAAGCCTGGATACCGAGCTGGACGCCGACGACCTGAAGGCGCTGGTCGCCGCCTATCTGGGGATTGTGGAGCGCGAGCAGGGGGCACCCTTTCCGCAGGATGTGACGGCGCAGCTGCATGGCGCGGTGGCGGCGGTGTTCGGATCCTGGCGGAGCGAGCGGGCGGATGTCTATCGCCGGCTGAACGACATTCCGGAGGACTGGGGCACGGCCGTCACCGTCCAGGCGATGGTGTTCGGCAACCGCGGCGAGACCAGCGCCACCGGCGTCGCGTTCACGCGCGATCCCTCGACCGGGGAGCGCGGTTATTATGGCGAATATCTGCTGAATGCGCAGGGAGAGGATGTGGTGGCGGGCATCCGCACGCCGCAATATCTGACGCGCGCGGCGCGGGAGAAGGCGGGCGCGAAGGCGGCGAGCATGGAGGAGGCGCTGCCGGTCGTCTATGCCGAGCTGGCGGCGCTGTTCGACCTGCTGGAGCGCCATTACCGCGACATGCAGGACATCGAGTTCACCGTGGAGCAGGGCAAGCTGTTCGTGTTGCAGACGCGCAGCGGCAAGCGGACGGCGAAGGCGGCGCTGAAGATCGCCTGCGACATGGTAGAGGAAGGGCTGATTGACCAGCGAACCGCCATTTTACGGGTGGATCCGGCGATGCTCGACCAGATGCTGCACCCAACGCTGGACCCGGCGGCGAAGCGCGATGTGATCGTCCGCGGCCTGCCGGCCTCGCCCGGCGCGGCGAGCGGCGCCATCGTGCTGGACAGCGAGACCGCGGAGAAGCGCGCGGCGATGGGCGAGGATGTGATCCTGGTGCGGGTGGAGACCAGCCCGGAGGATATCGCCGGCATGCACGCGGCGCGCGGCATCCTGACGGCGCGCGGTGGCATGACCAGCCATGCGGCCGTGGTGGCGCGCGGGATGGGGCGGCCATGTGTGTCGGGCGCGGGCAATCTGGCGATCGACATGAATGCGCGCAGCGTGCGCTTTGGCGGCGTCGAGCTGGCGGAAGGGGCGGTCATCACGCTGGATGGCGCCAATGGCGAGGTAATGCGCGGCACCGTTGCAACGGTGCAACCGGAACTCACGGGTGATTTCGCCCGGCTGATGCTGTGGGCGGACGCGCACCGGACGATGGCGGTGCGCACCAATGCCGAGACGCCGGCCGACTGCGCGACGGCGCGGAGCTTTGGCGCCGAGGGCATCGGGCTGGCGCGAACGGAGCATATGTTCTTCTCGCCGGAACGAATCGTCAGCGTGCGGGAGATGATCCTGGCGGCTGACGAGGCCGGGCGGCGGGCCGCGCTGGCGAAGCTGCTGCCGGCGCAGCGGGAGGATTTCCGCGCGATCTTCGGCATCATGGCGGGGCTGCCGGTGACGGTGCGGCTGCTCGATCCGCCGCTGCACGAGTTCCTGCCGCAGCGGGAGGCGGATTTCGCCGATGTCGCCGACGCGACCGGCGTGGGCGTGGATGTGCTGAAACGGCGCAATGCCGAGCTGCACGAGTTCAACCCGATGCTGGGGCATCGCGGCTGCCGGCTGGGGGTGACCTTTCCGGAAATCTACGAGATGCAGGCGCGGGCGATCTTCGAGGCGGCGGTGGCGGTGGCGCAGGAGGCCGGCGTGGCGCCGCTGCCGGAGGTGATGGTGCCGCTGGTGGGGACGCGGCGCGAGCTCACCCTGATGAAGGCGGTGATCGACGCGGCGGCGGAGGCGGTGTTCGCCGAGACCGGCGTGCGCGTGCCCTATCTGGTGGGGACGATGATCGAGCTGCCGCGCGCGGCGCTGCGCGCCGGGGAGATTGCCGAGGATGCGGAGTTTTTCAGTTTCGGCACCAATGACCTGACGCAGACGACGCTGGGGATCAGCCGGGACGACGCCAGCCGCTTCCTGGGGGTCTATGTCGACAAGGGCATCTATGCGCATGATCCGTTCGTGACGCTGGATGTCGATGGCGTGGGCGAGTTGGTGCGGATCGCGGCGGAGCGCGGGCGGGCGGCGCGGCCGGGGCTGAAGCTGGGTATCTGCGGCGAGCATGGCGGCGATCCGGCGAGCATCGCCTTCTGCCAGACGCTGGGGCTGGATTATGTCAGCTGCTCGCCGTGGCGGGTGCCGATTGCGCGGCTGGCGGCGGCGCAGGCGGCGTTGAGGTAA